From the genome of Phyllostomus discolor isolate MPI-MPIP mPhyDis1 chromosome 12, mPhyDis1.pri.v3, whole genome shotgun sequence, one region includes:
- the RGMA gene encoding repulsive guidance molecule A — protein sequence MQPPRERLVVTGRAGWMGMGRGAGRSALGFWPTLAFLLCSFPAATSPCKILKCNSEFWSATAGGHSPASDDAPEFCAALRTYALCTRRTARTCRGDLAYHSAVHGIEDLMSQHNCSKDGPTSQPRLRTLPSPGDSQERSDSPEICHYEKSFHKHSATPNYTHCGLFGDPHLRTFTDRFQTCKVQGAWPLIDNNYLNVQVTNTPVLPGSAATATSKLTIIFKNFQECVDQKVYQAEMDELPAAFADGSKNGGDKHGANSLKITEKVSGQHVEIQAKYIGTTIVVRQVGRYLTFAVRMPEEVVNAVEDRDSQGLYLCLRGCPLNQQIDFQAFHAHEGAGAHRPQAASPAPAAPDTFPYETAVAKCKERLPVEDLYYQACVFDLLTTGDVNFTLAAYYALEDVKMLHSNKDKLHLYERTREPPSRAATAELSPAPWLLLGSLLLLALLPVSLEALAA from the exons ATGCAGCCGCCAAG GGAGAGGCTAGTGGTAACAGGCCGAGCTGGATGGATGGGtatggggagaggggcaggacgATCAGCCCTGGGATTCTGGCCGACCCTCGCTTTCCTGCTCTGCAGCTTCCCCGCAG CCACCTCCCCGTGCAAGATCCTCAAGTGCAACTCTGAGTTCTGGAGCGCCACGGCAGGCGGCCACTCCCCAGCTTCAGACGACGCCCCCGAGTTCTGCGCTGCCCTGCGCACCTACGCGCTGTGCACGCGGCGCACTGCCCGCACCTGCCGGGGCGACCTGGCCTACCACTCGGCGGTCCATGGCATAGAGGACCTCATGAGCCAGCACAACTGCTCCAAGGATGGCCCCACGTCGCAGCCGCGCCTGCGCACGCTCCCGTCGCCGGGGGACAGCCAGGAGCGCTCCGACAGCCCCGAGATCTGCCACTACGAGAAGAGCTTCCACAAGCACTCGGCCACCCCCAACTACACGCACTGCGGCCTCTTCGGGGACCCACACCTCAGGACTTTCACAGACCGCTTCCAGACCTGCAAGGTGCAGGGCGCCTGGCCGCTCATCGACAACAATTACCTGAACGTCCAAGTCACCAACACCCCTGTGCTGCCCGGGTCTGCTGCCACGGCCACCAGCAAG CTCACCATCATCTTCAAGAACTTCCAGGAGTGCGTGGACCAGAAGGTGTACCAGGCTGAGATGGACGAGCTCCCGGCCGCCTTTGCCGACGGCTCCAAGAACGGTGGGGACAAACACGGGGCCAACAGCCTGAAGATCACAGAGAAGGTATCCGGCCAGCACGTCGAGATCCAGGCCAAGTACATCGGCACCACCATCGTGGTTCGCCAGGTGGGCCGCTACCTGACTTTCGCGGTCCGCATGCCGGAGGAGGTGGTCAATGCCGTGGAAGACCGGGATAGCCAGGGCCTCTACCTCTGCCTGCGGGGCTGCCCCCTCAACCAGCAGATCGACTTCCAGGCCTTCCACGCCCATGAGGGTGCGGGCGCCCACAGGCCCCAGgctgccagccccgcccctgccgcccccgACACCTTCCCATACGAGACGGCCGTGGCCAAGTGCAAGGAGAGGCTGCCCGTGGAGGACCTCTACTACCAGGCCTGTGTCTTTGACCTGCTCACCACGGGGGACGTGAACTTCACGCTGGCCGCCTACTACGCCTTGGAGGACGTCAAGATGCTCCACTCCAACAAGGACAAGCTGCACCTGTATGAGAGGACACGGGAGCCCCCCAGCCGGGCGGCCACTGCGGAGCTGTCTCCAGCCCCCTGGCTCCTCCTGGGCAGCCTCCTGCTCCttgccctgctccctgtgtccctggAGGCCCTCGCTGCCTAG